The genome window TCAATGGCAAGGGAGATATAGATTTGATTGATATGGGTTATATAATTAATAAGGTTTATGTTGACGGCAAATTGTATAATAATCATAATTTGACGATTGTACATACACTTTCAGGTACACACAGTTATAGGATAATCTTTCATTGAGTCACCTAAATTGGATTCTTAGTAAAAACTGAAGTTATGGTACCAAAACAGAGTAGGAGATCTTTTGACGACCGTTTTTGACGGCACAATACTATTCGTAAAACGCAGGTTTTACGAATAGTATTGATTTTTTTAACCCCCTATTGTATAATAAATACAAGATAATTGTTTTTTATCAATAAATTTTTGAGGTGATATTTATGCTTGCAGATACAACTTATCAGGAAGAATTAAAACAGCGCAGAACTTTAAAGTTAAGAGGATTGGTAGACAAATTGCCCAGACTGTGCAGACAGTATTTTATAGGCATTGAGCCTACGACCTCCGTTATGACAAGAATTGCTTACGCTTACGATCTTGGCATATTCTTTAACTACCTTCATGACTACAATGAATATTTCAAGCAAAAAAAATTACGCGATATCTCCATTAATGACCTTGAACGTGTAAGCTCAGATGATATTGAATTATTCCTTGAATATTTAAATCTATATACCAGGAGTGATACTAATAATCCTGATGTTTCATATGAGTATTCCAATAATAATAAAGGCAAAGCGAGAAAGTTATCTTCCATAAGGTCCTTATATAAATATTTTTATAAAAGGCATAAAATCAAGGTAGATCCCTCTTTATTCGTTGAAACCCCAAAGATTAAGCAAAAACCCATTATAAGGCTGGAGGTTGATGAGGTTGCAAATCTCCTCGATACTGTAGAATCCGGAGATAAACTTACGGATACACAGCTTAGATATCAGAAATACACACGCTTAAGGGACCTTGCAATACTGACTCTGTTTCTCGGAACAGGCATAAGAGTAAGCGAACTTGTAGGAATAAATATATCCGATATCGATTTTAAAATAAATGGTTTTAAGATCACCAGAAAAGGCGGAAACCAGGTTATATTATATTTCAGCAACGAGGTCAAAAATACTCTAATTGAATATCTGAAGGACAGAAATAAAATAAGGACAATATCAGGACACGAAGATGCGCTTTTTATCTCCCTTCAAAGGAAAAGAATAAGTGTTAGAACCGTAGAAAATCTGGTAAAAAAGTATACAAGAATAGTCACCAATTTAAAGAATATATCCCCTCACAAGCTCAGAAGCACATATGGTACCAATCTTTACAGGGAAACCGGTGATATATATCTTGTCGCAGATGTACTGGGGCACAAGGATGTTAACACTACTAAAAAGCACTATGCTGCCATCGACGATGAAAAAAGAAGAATGGCAGCAAAAGTTGTGAAGCTCAGGGAAGATTGATTACCTGTATAGTGCGGAAGGTATCTTTATCTTTTGACCCGGCATTATGTTTGAGGATTCCATATAATTTAATTTCTTGATGTCATATATAGCTTTTCTTATATCTATATTATCTGTACAATTATTTTTAACAATGCTCCAGAGGGTGTCGCCCTTTTCGACAGTTATTATTTTTACCGCCGGCACCCTCTTTGTGGCCCCTTTTGCTAAAATTACATTAACGGAA of Clostridiales bacterium contains these proteins:
- a CDS encoding tyrosine-type recombinase/integrase — protein: MLADTTYQEELKQRRTLKLRGLVDKLPRLCRQYFIGIEPTTSVMTRIAYAYDLGIFFNYLHDYNEYFKQKKLRDISINDLERVSSDDIELFLEYLNLYTRSDTNNPDVSYEYSNNNKGKARKLSSIRSLYKYFYKRHKIKVDPSLFVETPKIKQKPIIRLEVDEVANLLDTVESGDKLTDTQLRYQKYTRLRDLAILTLFLGTGIRVSELVGINISDIDFKINGFKITRKGGNQVILYFSNEVKNTLIEYLKDRNKIRTISGHEDALFISLQRKRISVRTVENLVKKYTRIVTNLKNISPHKLRSTYGTNLYRETGDIYLVADVLGHKDVNTTKKHYAAIDDEKRRMAAKVVKLRED
- a CDS encoding LysM peptidoglycan-binding domain-containing protein encodes the protein MGKLFKRKFLYILLIIFVTVSVNVILAKGATKRVPAVKIITVEKGDTLWSIVKNNCTDNIDIRKAIYDIKKLNYMESSNIMPGQKIKIPSALYR